Proteins encoded in a region of the Armatimonadota bacterium genome:
- a CDS encoding cytochrome bc complex cytochrome b subunit: MAKNPNYLIERLGLEDVIATAKKKTVPQHRHSVWYYWGGLSLLFFIVQALSGILLMVYYRPGPEAYESVRQITYQIHFGWLVRSVHNWSANLFLISVFVHMFSVFFMKAYRRPREFGWWSGMVLLLLGLTFGFSGYLLPMDDLAFFATKVGLEIPNAIPVIGPPIANLLRGSVDVSEFTVQRFFALHAVILPMLYLPLLGIHVWLVQKHGNAVPDSEEAKPASDRKTIPFFPNFLVKDFAMWLIGLNALAVLASVFPWQLGPPADALKPAPVGIHPEWYFMSQFQTLKIMGRLFPGMAGEAIGMTLFTVGLVLWFLIPAFDKDKPSGQRGRTTTYFGLLVVGILVLTTAWGYLGVR; this comes from the coding sequence ATGGCAAAGAACCCGAACTACCTCATCGAAAGGCTCGGCCTCGAGGACGTCATCGCAACGGCGAAGAAGAAGACCGTTCCTCAGCATAGACACAGCGTTTGGTACTACTGGGGAGGCCTCTCGCTTCTCTTCTTCATCGTGCAGGCGCTCTCGGGGATCCTCCTTATGGTCTATTACCGGCCAGGCCCTGAAGCCTACGAGTCGGTCCGTCAGATCACGTACCAGATCCACTTCGGGTGGCTCGTCCGCTCGGTGCACAACTGGTCGGCGAACCTGTTCCTGATCTCCGTGTTCGTGCACATGTTTTCCGTCTTCTTCATGAAGGCGTACCGCCGCCCGCGGGAGTTCGGATGGTGGAGCGGAATGGTGCTCCTCTTGCTCGGACTGACGTTCGGGTTCAGCGGCTACCTGTTGCCGATGGACGACCTGGCGTTCTTCGCGACCAAGGTCGGACTTGAGATCCCTAACGCCATTCCCGTCATCGGCCCGCCGATAGCGAACCTGTTGCGGGGATCGGTCGACGTCAGCGAGTTCACGGTCCAGCGCTTCTTCGCGCTCCACGCCGTGATCCTGCCCATGCTCTACCTCCCGTTGCTCGGGATCCACGTCTGGCTCGTCCAGAAGCACGGCAACGCCGTCCCTGACTCGGAGGAGGCGAAACCCGCTTCGGACCGCAAAACGATCCCGTTCTTCCCCAACTTCCTGGTCAAGGATTTCGCGATGTGGCTGATCGGTCTGAACGCGCTCGCCGTCCTGGCGTCCGTGTTCCCCTGGCAGCTCGGTCCGCCCGCCGACGCCCTGAAGCCGGCTCCCGTCGGGATCCATCCGGAGTGGTACTTCATGAGCCAGTTCCAGACCTTGAAGATCATGGGCCGTCTCTTCCCCGGAATGGCGGGCGAGGCGATCGGTATGACCCTGTTCACGGTCGGCCTGGTGCTCTGGTTCCTGATCCCGGCGTTCGACAAAGACAAACCCTCCGGCCAACGAGGCCGCACGACGACCTACTTCGGCCTCCTCGTGGTCGGCATCCTGGTGCTGACGACGGCATGGGGCTACTTAGGGGTCCGCTAG
- a CDS encoding prepilin-type N-terminal cleavage/methylation domain-containing protein codes for MRGFTLVELLIVIVILAVLAAIAIPRFMDSGLRSKEASLRGNLKLCRNAIELFHNDTSAWPSSMADLTVTTAPASGKDSAGAAKSIAAADYKGPYLQSVPTDPVSGAAITYSTTSPTVGKVSSSASGNGLDGTAYSTW; via the coding sequence ATGAGGGGATTCACGCTCGTCGAGTTGCTCATCGTCATCGTCATCCTGGCCGTCCTCGCCGCCATCGCCATCCCCAGGTTCATGGATTCGGGCCTGCGGAGCAAGGAAGCGAGTCTTCGAGGCAACTTGAAGCTGTGCCGGAACGCGATCGAGCTCTTCCACAACGATACGTCCGCCTGGCCGTCCTCTATGGCCGACCTGACGGTGACGACGGCCCCGGCGTCCGGGAAGGACAGTGCGGGAGCCGCGAAGTCGATCGCCGCGGCCGACTATAAGGGCCCGTACCTCCAATCGGTCCCGACCGACCCCGTTTCCGGTGCCGCGATCACCTATTCGACGACGTCGCCGACGGTCGGTAAGGTTTCTTCTTCGGCTTCAGGCAACGGCCTCGACGGTACAGCCTACAGCACCTGGTAG
- a CDS encoding Rieske (2Fe-2S) protein — MSESAVPHIEQEDQGFTRRGFVKVALGGVGLAYAAAIGYPIYRYLNSPVEASIAMAAVKEVTLPDADKLPKGSALMYKFGVRPAMLIHHKDDTWVSLDAVCTHMGCTVAYDPNADMINCACHGGKYDAKTGENVSGPPPRPLTRYEVTVSPGSVLVQRA; from the coding sequence ATGAGCGAAAGCGCTGTCCCCCACATCGAACAGGAAGACCAAGGCTTCACGCGTCGCGGGTTCGTCAAAGTCGCCCTAGGCGGCGTCGGCCTCGCCTACGCGGCGGCCATCGGCTATCCGATCTACCGCTACCTGAATTCGCCTGTCGAAGCGTCCATCGCCATGGCGGCGGTCAAAGAGGTGACGCTGCCTGACGCCGACAAACTCCCGAAGGGTTCGGCCCTGATGTACAAGTTCGGGGTCCGACCGGCGATGTTGATCCACCACAAGGACGACACGTGGGTGAGCCTCGACGCGGTCTGCACCCACATGGGCTGCACGGTCGCTTACGATCCGAACGCCGATATGATCAACTGTGCCTGTCATGGCGGCAAGTACGACGCGAAGACGGGCGAGAACGTGTCCGGGCCGCCTCCTCGGCCATTGACCCGCTATGAAGTCACCGTCTCACCGGGATCGGTGCTGGTGCAGAGGGCTTAA
- a CDS encoding DUF1579 domain-containing protein, producing the protein MGPTKPVAEHEWLMQLVGEWTTETEAMMGPDGPPMKMAGRETVVSLGGLWAFGEGESTMHDGQSMQYKVALGYDVSFKEYRGCWFASASSHLWKYTGTLSGDGKSMTLDCQGPSMTKDGETSNYRDVIEIVDGDHRTLTSSGQGEDGQWVQFMKVVYTRV; encoded by the coding sequence ATGGGCCCGACGAAACCTGTCGCCGAACACGAGTGGCTGATGCAACTCGTCGGTGAGTGGACGACCGAGACCGAAGCGATGATGGGGCCCGACGGTCCTCCCATGAAAATGGCCGGCCGCGAAACCGTCGTGAGTTTGGGCGGACTCTGGGCTTTTGGCGAGGGCGAGTCGACGATGCACGACGGTCAGAGCATGCAGTACAAAGTCGCACTCGGTTACGACGTCTCCTTCAAGGAGTACCGGGGCTGCTGGTTCGCTTCGGCGTCGTCCCACCTTTGGAAGTACACGGGCACGTTGAGCGGAGACGGCAAGTCGATGACGCTCGACTGCCAAGGTCCGAGCATGACGAAGGACGGTGAGACCTCCAACTACCGCGACGTCATCGAGATCGTCGACGGCGACCACCGGACACTGACGTCGAGCGGTCAAGGCGAAGACGGTCAATGGGTGCAGTTCATGAAGGTCGTGTACACCCGGGTGTGA
- a CDS encoding type II/IV secretion system protein, producing the protein MILDRPISEIFVESGLISQEEMTGILARRKDTTEPLGDVLVRLGIISPKDKLRCDAVQIGVPFVDLTQVEIEPEASRIIPHSVAMRLLAIPIEKTDVAASVAMARPLDLSAIDELQALTGLEIDPLLAAEDDVREAIFRSFGAYDDLGELVGDAILRTDDEGLHMSSRDEDERPSQVIDLKEAIEGAPIIKLTNALLTKAISMRASDVHIEPHARKVRVRLRIDGLLQEIMVIPKDLQHPLISRLKILAGLDIAERRMPQDGRCTLVSSQGEFDFRVSTYPSVHGETIVIRILDKNSAMIDVKKLGLDEQTQETFLRLLNVPQGLILVTGPTGSGKTTTLYAGLHHLNAVHRSIITIEDPVEYQLEGVTQANVNPRAGITFASGLRAILRQDPDVLLVGEVRDGETAGIAIEAALTGHLVLTSLHANDSAGALSRLMDIGIEPFLLASSVTTSIAQRLVRLTCTKCMEPYRPEPAVLDRLNLDSGAEYFQGRGCEACAKTGFRGRIGLYEILEVDSDVQRQILTGEHSADIHRQAVSRGMTTLRTDGRKKVVDGLTTPEEVLRATSEA; encoded by the coding sequence ATGATCCTCGACCGCCCGATCTCAGAGATCTTCGTCGAGTCCGGACTCATCTCCCAAGAGGAGATGACCGGGATCCTGGCCCGTCGCAAAGACACGACAGAGCCTCTCGGCGACGTTCTCGTCCGACTCGGGATCATCTCGCCCAAGGACAAGCTCCGGTGCGACGCGGTCCAGATCGGCGTGCCGTTCGTCGACTTGACCCAGGTCGAAATCGAACCCGAAGCAAGCCGGATCATCCCTCACTCGGTCGCGATGCGCCTGCTCGCGATCCCGATCGAAAAGACCGACGTCGCCGCGAGCGTGGCGATGGCGCGGCCCCTCGACCTCTCTGCGATCGACGAGCTCCAAGCCCTCACGGGTCTTGAGATCGACCCGCTTCTTGCGGCCGAAGACGACGTCCGTGAGGCGATCTTCCGGTCGTTCGGAGCGTACGACGACCTCGGCGAGCTCGTCGGCGACGCCATTCTGAGGACGGACGACGAAGGCCTTCACATGTCTTCGCGGGACGAGGACGAGCGGCCCTCCCAGGTCATCGACCTCAAGGAGGCGATCGAAGGCGCACCGATCATCAAGCTCACCAACGCGCTCTTGACCAAGGCCATTTCGATGAGGGCGAGCGACGTCCACATCGAGCCGCACGCCCGGAAGGTCCGGGTGCGCTTGAGGATCGACGGGCTCCTTCAGGAGATCATGGTGATCCCGAAGGACCTCCAGCATCCGCTGATCTCGCGTCTGAAAATCCTCGCCGGTTTGGACATTGCCGAGCGGCGCATGCCTCAAGACGGCCGTTGCACCCTTGTCTCGTCACAAGGCGAGTTCGACTTTCGCGTATCGACGTACCCGAGCGTCCACGGCGAAACGATCGTCATCCGCATCTTGGACAAGAACTCGGCGATGATCGACGTGAAGAAGTTGGGGCTCGACGAGCAGACCCAAGAGACGTTCCTCCGGCTCCTTAACGTTCCGCAGGGCCTCATCTTGGTCACGGGCCCGACAGGTTCTGGAAAAACGACGACCCTGTACGCGGGCCTCCACCACCTGAACGCGGTCCACCGGAGCATTATCACGATCGAAGACCCGGTCGAATACCAGCTCGAAGGGGTGACGCAAGCGAACGTCAACCCGAGGGCCGGGATCACGTTCGCGTCCGGCCTCCGGGCCATCCTCCGCCAGGACCCGGACGTCCTCCTCGTCGGGGAAGTCCGCGACGGCGAAACGGCGGGCATCGCGATCGAAGCCGCCTTGACGGGCCACCTCGTCCTCACGAGCCTCCACGCCAACGATTCTGCCGGCGCGTTGAGCCGCTTGATGGACATCGGGATCGAGCCGTTCCTTTTGGCGTCGAGCGTCACGACGAGCATCGCCCAAAGGCTTGTCCGACTGACCTGCACGAAGTGTATGGAGCCTTACCGGCCCGAACCGGCGGTCCTTGACCGACTGAACCTGGACAGCGGGGCCGAGTATTTCCAGGGTCGAGGATGCGAGGCCTGCGCCAAGACGGGTTTCCGAGGGCGGATCGGCCTGTACGAGATTTTGGAGGTCGACAGCGACGTGCAGCGGCAGATATTGACCGGCGAGCACTCGGCCGACATCCACCGCCAAGCCGTGTCCCGAGGCATGACCACCTTGCGCACGGACGGCCGGAAGAAGGTCGTTGACGGCCTGACGACGCCTGAGGAAGTCCTCCGGGCGACTTCGGAGGCATAG
- a CDS encoding S8 family serine peptidase: MRTAAFAFLAGVAPFVHGQPARLGADVFPSQARGVIVGVAASAWRPNLTPGSTFAGRRVIDANPTLRSLLLDAQTVEASVIARRSGVRYAVPNQTTMASYTPNDPSLGSQWGLARADFLGMWDKVKATGNSPIAILDTGIQTDHPDLAGHIVAGGYDFHNGDNDPMDDNGHGTHCAGIAAAVTDNAVGIAGASFGATLIAVKVLGANGSGTTWNAAQGITHVVNDTSARVISMSLGASGNDPNLEAACNLAGNAGIVVVAAAGNNGNTTVQYPAGYPTCLAVAASDATDGRPAFSNYGPWVHVAAPGTSIYSTYLPDTYATLQGTSMATPFVSGLVSAMYETQGAGRNPVKASWAKNFVLAGTTETGTWTRFGRINARDSSIFASNAAVSYWNFIGVGPGVTDPDGVRTVMDAAGNLIVATRVGADASTDVLLRKYDKNGVPVWSKTIDGAGMADVPLGLATDTGNNVFFTASSQGPGTGSDLLTCKVSAAGALLWSNRWKGPGTVDDFGRAVVVSGSIVVVAGQSSAGPLAQPDCYLWRFNAATGATIGAKAFNGTANGADTGKAVSLRTDGRVYVVADVAGTGTGKDAVVLLYTPGSNVLTQLVRFNSSGVNDDWVDAVKTTPNGDCVAIGRRPGGSFVFRAKAGGGLAWYWFQNGTLKSLALDAAGSVYTDGFESGAGIGTMFRVVKRDLSNGAILWRRRIAGFGDVVQSQYVNEGLAIDVTGQSVAVSGKTYGATNSDCATAWYDASTGQLTKFARYDAGSANDLGVAVKVSHVTGKTLTVCLTAQAAGKQVRILRY; encoded by the coding sequence GTGCGGACCGCTGCTTTTGCTTTCCTTGCAGGCGTCGCCCCGTTCGTCCACGGCCAGCCGGCCCGTTTGGGCGCGGACGTCTTCCCGTCGCAGGCCCGAGGTGTGATCGTCGGGGTCGCGGCGTCGGCTTGGCGTCCCAACTTGACGCCAGGGAGCACGTTCGCCGGCCGTCGTGTGATCGACGCGAATCCCACGTTGAGGTCCCTCCTCCTGGACGCGCAGACCGTCGAAGCATCGGTCATCGCTCGGCGCTCCGGAGTCCGGTACGCCGTCCCGAACCAGACGACGATGGCTTCCTATACGCCGAACGATCCGTCCTTGGGATCCCAATGGGGCCTTGCCAGGGCCGACTTTTTGGGAATGTGGGACAAGGTCAAGGCAACGGGAAATTCGCCGATCGCCATCTTGGACACCGGCATCCAGACGGACCATCCCGATTTGGCCGGGCACATCGTCGCCGGAGGATATGACTTCCACAACGGGGACAACGACCCCATGGACGACAACGGCCATGGGACGCACTGTGCCGGTATCGCGGCGGCCGTCACGGACAATGCCGTCGGCATCGCAGGCGCCTCGTTCGGCGCGACGCTGATCGCGGTGAAAGTCCTTGGTGCGAACGGCTCAGGGACGACGTGGAACGCGGCCCAAGGCATCACGCACGTCGTCAACGACACGTCGGCCCGCGTGATCAGCATGAGCCTAGGTGCGAGCGGGAACGACCCGAACTTGGAAGCGGCGTGCAACCTCGCCGGGAACGCCGGGATCGTGGTCGTGGCCGCCGCCGGTAACAACGGCAACACGACGGTCCAGTATCCCGCGGGCTATCCGACGTGCCTCGCTGTCGCGGCGAGCGACGCGACCGACGGGCGTCCTGCGTTCTCTAACTATGGCCCTTGGGTGCACGTCGCGGCCCCGGGGACGTCGATCTATTCGACGTACCTCCCAGACACTTATGCGACCCTACAAGGGACGTCGATGGCGACGCCGTTCGTCTCGGGCCTCGTTTCGGCGATGTACGAGACGCAGGGAGCGGGCCGGAACCCGGTGAAGGCCTCTTGGGCGAAGAACTTCGTCCTGGCCGGCACGACGGAAACAGGCACGTGGACCCGGTTCGGTCGGATCAACGCCCGTGACTCCTCGATCTTCGCATCGAACGCGGCCGTTTCCTATTGGAACTTCATCGGTGTCGGGCCCGGCGTGACCGATCCCGACGGCGTCCGGACCGTCATGGACGCGGCCGGAAACCTCATTGTCGCCACCCGCGTCGGGGCGGACGCTTCGACGGACGTCCTGTTACGGAAGTACGACAAGAACGGCGTGCCTGTCTGGTCGAAGACGATCGACGGTGCAGGCATGGCCGACGTGCCCCTCGGACTCGCGACCGACACTGGGAACAACGTGTTCTTTACCGCGTCGTCCCAAGGCCCTGGGACGGGGAGCGACCTGCTGACGTGCAAGGTTTCGGCCGCAGGCGCACTCCTGTGGAGCAACCGCTGGAAAGGGCCGGGCACCGTGGACGACTTCGGACGGGCCGTCGTCGTTTCAGGTTCGATCGTCGTCGTGGCCGGTCAATCTTCGGCCGGCCCTCTCGCTCAGCCGGACTGCTATCTCTGGAGGTTCAACGCTGCCACGGGCGCGACGATCGGGGCCAAGGCGTTCAACGGTACGGCGAACGGCGCGGACACGGGCAAGGCCGTGTCTCTGAGGACGGACGGACGCGTCTACGTCGTCGCCGACGTCGCCGGAACGGGGACCGGGAAGGACGCTGTCGTCCTCCTCTATACGCCGGGTTCGAACGTGCTCACCCAACTCGTCCGGTTCAACTCGTCGGGCGTCAACGACGACTGGGTCGACGCTGTCAAGACGACGCCGAACGGAGACTGCGTGGCCATCGGTCGAAGGCCGGGCGGAAGTTTCGTCTTCCGCGCCAAAGCTGGAGGCGGCTTGGCTTGGTATTGGTTCCAAAACGGGACTTTGAAGTCTCTGGCGCTCGATGCCGCGGGATCGGTGTACACGGACGGGTTCGAGTCCGGGGCCGGGATCGGAACGATGTTCCGGGTCGTCAAACGGGACTTGTCGAACGGGGCCATTCTATGGCGGAGAAGGATCGCAGGATTCGGCGACGTGGTCCAAAGCCAATACGTCAACGAGGGACTGGCGATCGACGTGACCGGACAGTCCGTCGCGGTTTCCGGTAAGACGTACGGGGCGACCAACTCCGATTGCGCGACCGCGTGGTACGACGCGTCGACAGGGCAGCTCACAAAGTTCGCCCGCTATGACGCCGGATCCGCCAACGACCTCGGTGTCGCGGTCAAGGTATCGCACGTCACAGGCAAGACCCTGACCGTCTGTCTCACCGCTCAAGCCGCCGGCAAACAGGTCCGGATCTTGCGCTATTGA
- a CDS encoding PAS domain S-box protein — MGRSGLSRRERQILELAASGHIDQAIANDLGISVPTVSTYWCRIREKYGRLNRAELVAKFVQEREEAVASELRSNNERLAGQLDEAAVRSAALAREVATFEAMLDSAPGPVMIVTSEGVVHRANRLAAELFGWSQEELVGLHVGELMPETVRAGHRRHREAYLAAMPGPIEISSDEGVDILHRNGKLVRVQIHLNAMDTPNGRMVVCFFRPLDDPPHRH, encoded by the coding sequence ATGGGCAGGTCGGGACTCTCGCGCCGCGAGCGCCAGATCCTTGAACTTGCGGCGTCCGGCCATATCGATCAGGCGATCGCTAACGATCTCGGGATCAGCGTCCCGACGGTCAGCACCTATTGGTGCCGGATCCGCGAGAAGTACGGACGGCTCAACCGCGCCGAGCTGGTCGCTAAGTTCGTCCAAGAACGGGAAGAGGCGGTCGCGTCGGAACTTCGGAGCAACAACGAGAGGCTCGCAGGCCAACTCGATGAAGCCGCGGTGCGCTCCGCCGCGCTCGCCCGCGAGGTCGCGACTTTCGAAGCGATGCTCGACAGCGCGCCAGGGCCGGTCATGATCGTCACGTCCGAGGGTGTCGTCCATCGGGCGAACAGGCTGGCAGCCGAGCTCTTCGGATGGAGCCAAGAGGAACTCGTCGGGCTCCACGTCGGGGAACTCATGCCCGAGACCGTACGTGCCGGGCACCGCCGGCACCGCGAGGCCTACCTGGCCGCGATGCCGGGCCCGATCGAAATCAGCTCCGACGAGGGCGTCGACATCCTGCACCGCAACGGGAAGCTGGTCCGAGTCCAGATCCATTTGAACGCAATGGACACGCCGAACGGACGGATGGTGGTCTGTTTCTTCCGTCCGCTCGACGATCCGCCGCACCGCCACTGA
- a CDS encoding cytochrome ubiquinol oxidase subunit I: MNYPLWDVPGLGGAWVIGLISIFHVLIAWFAVGGGIYLPVAESKLYREGKEAWLPVLQAHSRFFLVLTGVFGAVSGVGIWFAIGLVHPEATSTLIHNFVFGWAIEWVFFVIELAAAAVYYYTWNRIPRELHLKVGYVYAVASVLTLVIINGILSFMLTPGDAWLQVAGTGQESSRFWLAFFNPTYFPSLIMRTLACLSLAGIYALISFSRVDDESLSEIRTSMIKWSARWLAPMVLLMPVVLVWFLFAMPAESRGLLQLGMTTIGSGAFTQVTRIAMLTVITTVTIAGVAYFFAYKAPKELSVAHGIALLALGAVATASTEYARETVRKPYVIGRHMYSNGVRVRDVEKYNQEGYLTDSMWTPSMDRLARGEAMFRGQCASCHTREGYRSMHRLLQGRDEKNIVKLLELLHKPTADSTYVKYMPPLVGKPDEIDALAGYLSTLSQPAAPATSVVRRE; encoded by the coding sequence ATGAACTATCCACTTTGGGACGTCCCTGGACTCGGCGGAGCGTGGGTGATCGGTCTGATCTCGATCTTCCACGTCCTGATCGCCTGGTTCGCTGTCGGAGGCGGGATCTACCTGCCTGTCGCCGAATCGAAGCTGTACCGCGAAGGAAAGGAAGCATGGTTGCCCGTCTTGCAGGCCCATTCCCGCTTCTTCCTCGTCCTGACGGGCGTGTTCGGCGCCGTCTCGGGCGTCGGCATCTGGTTCGCGATCGGTCTGGTCCACCCTGAAGCCACATCGACCCTGATCCACAATTTCGTGTTCGGATGGGCGATCGAATGGGTGTTCTTCGTCATCGAGCTCGCCGCGGCGGCGGTCTACTACTACACCTGGAACAGGATCCCTCGGGAACTGCACCTCAAGGTCGGCTACGTCTACGCGGTCGCCTCCGTGCTGACCCTGGTCATCATCAACGGCATCCTGTCGTTCATGCTCACACCGGGCGACGCGTGGCTCCAGGTCGCGGGCACAGGTCAGGAATCGAGCCGCTTCTGGCTCGCGTTCTTCAACCCGACATACTTCCCGTCCTTGATCATGCGGACGCTGGCGTGCCTGTCGCTCGCCGGCATCTATGCCTTGATCTCGTTCTCCAGGGTCGACGACGAGTCTCTCAGCGAAATCCGGACTTCGATGATCAAATGGAGCGCGCGATGGCTCGCTCCGATGGTCCTCCTGATGCCTGTCGTCCTCGTTTGGTTCCTCTTCGCGATGCCGGCCGAGAGCAGGGGACTCCTCCAACTCGGCATGACGACCATCGGCTCTGGCGCCTTCACCCAGGTGACGCGGATCGCGATGCTGACCGTCATCACGACCGTCACGATCGCAGGTGTCGCGTACTTCTTCGCCTACAAGGCCCCCAAGGAGCTCTCGGTGGCCCACGGGATCGCCTTGCTCGCGCTGGGCGCGGTCGCGACGGCCTCGACCGAATATGCCCGGGAAACGGTGCGCAAACCGTACGTCATCGGACGGCACATGTACTCGAACGGTGTCCGGGTCCGGGACGTCGAGAAGTACAACCAAGAGGGATACCTCACGGACTCGATGTGGACTCCGAGCATGGACAGGCTTGCCCGAGGAGAAGCCATGTTCCGAGGCCAGTGCGCCAGCTGCCACACGCGTGAAGGCTACCGGTCCATGCACCGGCTGCTCCAAGGGCGCGACGAGAAGAACATCGTCAAGCTCCTCGAACTTCTCCACAAACCGACGGCCGACTCGACGTACGTCAAGTACATGCCGCCGCTCGTCGGCAAACCGGACGAGATCGACGCCCTCGCCGGGTACCTGTCCACCCTCTCGCAACCGGCGGCGCCGGCCACGTCGGTCGTCCGACGCGAATAG
- a CDS encoding type II secretion system F family protein, producing the protein MQAFEYKGYDCDGNPVTGELNATSADEVERKMANQQVTLVLVKPSKAARSPLGISSVGTKRRSRRRISDAEGAEVLSNLSVMVGAGVPFVEALEAIESIAAKDQIVKGVQSLRSAIVGGQSLSSSMRAADGLFPEVVADMVRVAEEGGNLSLALASASAYLARSAELRRKVMNAMLYPMVMLFVSFVTVLVLIVFVMPKFADIFLKMHAEIPVTTRLMLDAGNLIRSRPVPCVLGFVGTLTGIRFLFKNPVVAEHAGRFAYRLPGIGELLSKLALSRALQAISTLVSGNVPIVQALEHGAKVAGNRSLAEAIGRSLTSVSEGRSVFEAFKEHKVFPPVVTQMIGVGERTGKLGSMIASCADQMEVEADGRLKSLVSILEPLMIVGMGVLVGTITVSIITPIYSAIQNVK; encoded by the coding sequence ATGCAGGCGTTCGAGTACAAGGGCTACGATTGCGACGGCAACCCGGTCACGGGAGAACTGAACGCCACCAGCGCCGACGAAGTCGAGCGCAAGATGGCGAACCAACAGGTCACCCTTGTCCTGGTCAAGCCCTCCAAGGCGGCCCGGTCGCCCTTAGGGATCTCTTCGGTCGGGACGAAGCGCCGGTCCCGTCGCCGGATCAGCGACGCTGAAGGGGCCGAAGTCCTGTCGAACCTGTCCGTCATGGTCGGCGCCGGCGTCCCCTTCGTCGAAGCCTTGGAAGCGATCGAGAGCATCGCGGCCAAAGACCAGATCGTCAAAGGCGTCCAGTCGTTGCGCTCGGCGATCGTCGGCGGTCAAAGTCTGTCGTCGTCGATGCGGGCGGCGGACGGGCTCTTTCCCGAGGTCGTTGCCGACATGGTCCGCGTCGCCGAGGAAGGGGGCAACCTGAGCCTGGCACTGGCGAGCGCATCGGCCTATTTGGCGCGTTCTGCGGAGTTGCGCCGAAAAGTGATGAACGCCATGCTCTATCCGATGGTGATGTTGTTCGTCAGCTTCGTGACCGTCCTCGTCCTGATCGTCTTCGTCATGCCGAAGTTCGCCGATATCTTCCTCAAAATGCACGCGGAGATTCCGGTCACCACGCGGCTCATGCTTGATGCCGGGAACCTGATCCGGAGCAGACCCGTCCCTTGCGTCCTCGGCTTTGTGGGGACGCTGACCGGAATCCGGTTCCTGTTCAAGAACCCGGTGGTCGCCGAGCACGCCGGCCGCTTCGCCTATCGCCTTCCTGGGATCGGCGAACTCTTGAGCAAACTGGCTCTTTCCCGCGCCCTTCAGGCCATTTCGACGCTCGTCTCCGGCAACGTCCCGATCGTCCAAGCCCTCGAACACGGGGCCAAAGTGGCGGGGAACAGGTCGCTCGCGGAGGCGATCGGCCGCTCTCTGACCTCAGTTTCAGAAGGGCGATCGGTGTTCGAGGCTTTCAAGGAGCACAAAGTGTTCCCGCCCGTGGTCACCCAGATGATCGGGGTCGGTGAAAGGACCGGGAAACTGGGTTCGATGATCGCTTCGTGCGCGGATCAGATGGAGGTCGAGGCGGACGGCCGGCTCAAGTCGCTGGTCTCGATCTTGGAGCCCCTGATGATCGTCGGAATGGGCGTCCTGGTCGGGACGATCACGGTTTCGATCATTACGCCGATCTATTCTGCGATACAGAACGTAAAGTGA
- a CDS encoding adenylate kinase, whose protein sequence is MTARRILVYGVCGSGKTTLARRLSERSGIPWHSVDDLTWEAEWTPVGPDVQRERIGNIVSGTEWILDTAYGAWLDVPLSRVELIVGLDYPRWFSFARLLRRAVVRAIDHSPVCNGNVESWRNMASKDSILVWHFKSFRRKRARIRQWASDGTGPSVLVFRSHRECERWLGSLERRFPT, encoded by the coding sequence CTGACCGCTCGCCGCATCCTCGTCTACGGTGTTTGCGGTTCGGGCAAGACGACGCTCGCCCGGCGGCTCTCCGAACGTTCGGGAATCCCCTGGCATTCGGTGGACGACCTCACGTGGGAGGCAGAATGGACACCCGTCGGGCCGGACGTCCAGCGGGAGCGGATCGGGAACATCGTCAGCGGGACCGAGTGGATCCTCGACACGGCCTACGGAGCCTGGCTCGACGTCCCGCTTTCCCGTGTCGAACTGATCGTCGGGTTGGACTATCCCCGGTGGTTCTCGTTCGCCAGGCTCTTACGCAGGGCTGTCGTCCGGGCGATCGACCACAGTCCGGTGTGCAACGGCAACGTGGAAAGCTGGCGCAATATGGCTTCCAAGGATTCGATCCTCGTTTGGCACTTCAAGTCCTTTCGACGTAAGCGGGCCCGCATCCGTCAGTGGGCCTCGGACGGAACCGGGCCGAGCGTCCTCGTGTTCCGGAGCCATCGGGAGTGCGAACGGTGGTTAGGGTCGCTGGAACGCCGGTTCCCGACATAA